A region from the Bactrocera dorsalis isolate Fly_Bdor chromosome 1, ASM2337382v1, whole genome shotgun sequence genome encodes:
- the LOC125775767 gene encoding techylectin-5A-like isoform X3: protein MAHRLIFLSILCGHLLYSGNCAAPIQSSANPFLTYLCDDDLLKSAVNKVEHLSLKLENYNLRMQSELMAMKEQLIREVKTNLELLESKITTKFNEASKNLVAAPPPTKKPSSCTEAMRQENGKYAKSGVYELYLPEFLYYLFNVYCLRDPDDGEPWAIIQRRQSNDTDFYREWVEYECGFGDLNANFFLGLDKIHALTHSRSHELWIQLEDFENEKRVAKYESFAIGNAHDKYELIALGQYSGTAGDSFFVHNGEKFTTKDSDNDKDASNCAVKFTGAWWYKHCHNSNLNGLYLGGEFPKDQYAKGVVWYDWRRTYYSLKYVHMAIRPKYYH from the exons ATGGCGCATCGTTTGATCTTCTTGTCCATTCTGTGTGGGCATCTTTTGTATTCGGGGAATTGTGCGGCGCCTATTCAAAGTAGTGCCAAT CCATTTCTCACCTATCTTTGTGACGATGATTTATTGAAGAGCGCGGTCAATAAAGTAGAACATTTGAGCTTGAAATTAGAGAATTATAATCTGcg taTGCAAAGTGAATTAATGGCAATGAAAGAGCAGCTTATACGTGAAGTAAAAACGAACCTCGAATTGTTAGAATCGAAAATTACAACGAAATT TAATGAAGCCAGCAAAAATTTGGTTGCAGCGCCCCCTCCAACTAAGAAACCATCTTCTTGTACCGAAGCGATGCGTCAAGAAAACGGGAAATATGCGAAGAGTGGTGTTTATGAACTTTATCTGCctgaatttctttattatcttttcaaTGTTTATTGTCTTCGTGATCCTGATGACGGTGAACCATGGGCTATAATTCAACGTCGACAAAGCAACGACACCGACTTCTATCGCGAGTGGGTTGAGTATGAATGTGGTTTCGGCGATTTGAATGCCAATTTCTTTCTCGGCTTGGATAAAATACATGCCCTGACGCATTCGCGATCTCATGAGCTGTGGATTCAATtagaagattttgaaaatgagaAACGTGTTGCTAAGTACGAGAGCTTCGCTATTGGCAATGCTCATGATAAATATGAGTTAATTGCGCTTGGACAATATTCAGGTACGGCCGGTGACTCGTTCTTTGTCCATAACGGCGAAAAATTTACCACTAAAGATAGTGATAATGACAAAGATGCTAGCAACTGCGCGGTGAAATTTACGGGGGCTTGGTGGTATAAGCATTGTCATAACAG CAATCTGAACGGTCTGTATTTAGGAGGAGAGTTCCCGAAGGATCAGTATGCCAAAGGCGTGGTGTGGTATGACTGGCGTAGAACTTACTACTCCCTCAAATATGTGCATATGGCTATAAGACCGAAGTATTATCACTGA
- the LOC125775767 gene encoding ryncolin-1-like isoform X5 gives MQSELMAMKEQLIREVKTNLELLESKITTKFNEASKNLVAAPPPTKKPSSCTEAMRQENGKYAKSGVYELYLPEFLYYLFNVYCLRDPDDGEPWAIIQRRQSNDTDFYREWVEYECGFGDLNANFFLGLDKIHALTHSRSHELWIQLEDFENEKRVAKYESFAIGNAHDKYELIALGQYSGTAGDSFFVHNGEKFTTKDSDNDKDASNCAVKFTGAWWYKHCHNSNLNGLYLGGEFPKDQYAKGVVWYDWRRTYYSLKYVHMAIRPKYYH, from the exons aTGCAAAGTGAATTAATGGCAATGAAAGAGCAGCTTATACGTGAAGTAAAAACGAACCTCGAATTGTTAGAATCGAAAATTACAACGAAATT TAATGAAGCCAGCAAAAATTTGGTTGCAGCGCCCCCTCCAACTAAGAAACCATCTTCTTGTACCGAAGCGATGCGTCAAGAAAACGGGAAATATGCGAAGAGTGGTGTTTATGAACTTTATCTGCctgaatttctttattatcttttcaaTGTTTATTGTCTTCGTGATCCTGATGACGGTGAACCATGGGCTATAATTCAACGTCGACAAAGCAACGACACCGACTTCTATCGCGAGTGGGTTGAGTATGAATGTGGTTTCGGCGATTTGAATGCCAATTTCTTTCTCGGCTTGGATAAAATACATGCCCTGACGCATTCGCGATCTCATGAGCTGTGGATTCAATtagaagattttgaaaatgagaAACGTGTTGCTAAGTACGAGAGCTTCGCTATTGGCAATGCTCATGATAAATATGAGTTAATTGCGCTTGGACAATATTCAGGTACGGCCGGTGACTCGTTCTTTGTCCATAACGGCGAAAAATTTACCACTAAAGATAGTGATAATGACAAAGATGCTAGCAACTGCGCGGTGAAATTTACGGGGGCTTGGTGGTATAAGCATTGTCATAACAG CAATCTGAACGGTCTGTATTTAGGAGGAGAGTTCCCGAAGGATCAGTATGCCAAAGGCGTGGTGTGGTATGACTGGCGTAGAACTTACTACTCCCTCAAATATGTGCATATGGCTATAAGACCGAAGTATTATCACTGA
- the LOC125775767 gene encoding techylectin-5A-like isoform X2, whose protein sequence is MSVRFQYLCIIFGHILCAVNCCVSLQINSQPVPFLTYLCDDDLLKSAVNKVEHLSLKLENYNLRMQSELMAMKEQLIREVKTNLELLESKITTKFNEASKNLVAAPPPTKKPSSCTEAMRQENGKYAKSGVYELYLPEFLYYLFNVYCLRDPDDGEPWAIIQRRQSNDTDFYREWVEYECGFGDLNANFFLGLDKIHALTHSRSHELWIQLEDFENEKRVAKYESFAIGNAHDKYELIALGQYSGTAGDSFFVHNGEKFTTKDSDNDKDASNCAVKFTGAWWYKHCHNSNLNGLYLGGEFPKDQYAKGVVWYDWRRTYYSLKYVHMAIRPKYYH, encoded by the exons CCATTTCTCACCTATCTTTGTGACGATGATTTATTGAAGAGCGCGGTCAATAAAGTAGAACATTTGAGCTTGAAATTAGAGAATTATAATCTGcg taTGCAAAGTGAATTAATGGCAATGAAAGAGCAGCTTATACGTGAAGTAAAAACGAACCTCGAATTGTTAGAATCGAAAATTACAACGAAATT TAATGAAGCCAGCAAAAATTTGGTTGCAGCGCCCCCTCCAACTAAGAAACCATCTTCTTGTACCGAAGCGATGCGTCAAGAAAACGGGAAATATGCGAAGAGTGGTGTTTATGAACTTTATCTGCctgaatttctttattatcttttcaaTGTTTATTGTCTTCGTGATCCTGATGACGGTGAACCATGGGCTATAATTCAACGTCGACAAAGCAACGACACCGACTTCTATCGCGAGTGGGTTGAGTATGAATGTGGTTTCGGCGATTTGAATGCCAATTTCTTTCTCGGCTTGGATAAAATACATGCCCTGACGCATTCGCGATCTCATGAGCTGTGGATTCAATtagaagattttgaaaatgagaAACGTGTTGCTAAGTACGAGAGCTTCGCTATTGGCAATGCTCATGATAAATATGAGTTAATTGCGCTTGGACAATATTCAGGTACGGCCGGTGACTCGTTCTTTGTCCATAACGGCGAAAAATTTACCACTAAAGATAGTGATAATGACAAAGATGCTAGCAACTGCGCGGTGAAATTTACGGGGGCTTGGTGGTATAAGCATTGTCATAACAG CAATCTGAACGGTCTGTATTTAGGAGGAGAGTTCCCGAAGGATCAGTATGCCAAAGGCGTGGTGTGGTATGACTGGCGTAGAACTTACTACTCCCTCAAATATGTGCATATGGCTATAAGACCGAAGTATTATCACTGA
- the LOC105233634 gene encoding LOW QUALITY PROTEIN: ryncolin-2 (The sequence of the model RefSeq protein was modified relative to this genomic sequence to represent the inferred CDS: inserted 2 bases in 1 codon): MAHRLIFLSILCGHLLYSGNCSAPIESSATVAPCATYLCDDDLLKSAVNKVELLSLKLESYNLHIQSDLMAIKEQLLREIKKKQESVPPATKKSSSCTEAMRQENGKYAESGAYELHLPEFLQQPFNVYCLRDPNGGEPWTIXFGDLNANFFLGLDKIHALTHSRSHELWFQLEDFENEKRVAKYESFAIGNAEDKYKLIALGKYSGTAGDAFSPHLGDKFTTKDSDNDKISSNNCAVLHEGAWWYNDCYYSSLNGLYLGGEYPKSHKGRGVVWSHWRGLYYSLKYVHMAIRPKYYH, encoded by the exons ATGGCGCATCGTTTGATTTTCTTGTCCATTTTGTGTGGGCATCTTTTGTATTCGGGGAATTGTTCGGCACCTATTGAAAGTAGTGCCACTGTAGcg CCATGCGCCACCTATCTTTGCGACGATGATTTGTTGAAGAGCGCGGTCAATAAGGTGGAGTTGTTGAGCCTCAAACTTGAGAGTTATAATCTgca TATTCAAAGCGACTTAATGGCAATAAAGGAGCAGCTTCTTCGTGAAATAAAGAAGAAACAGGAATCTGTGCCACCTGCAACCAAGAAATCATCTTCTTGTACCGAAGCGATGCGTCAAGAAAACGGAAAATATGCAGAGAGTGGTGCTTATGAACTTCATCTGCCTGAATTTCTTCAACAGCCTTTCAATGTTTATTGCCTACGCGATCCCAATGGCGGTGAACCATGGACTAT ATTCGGCGACTTGAATGCCAATTTCTTTCTCGGCTTGGATAAAATACATGCATTGACTCATTCGCGATCACATGAGCTTTGGTTTCAATTGGAGGATTTTGAAAACGAGAAACGTGTTGCTAAGTACGAGAGTTTCGCTATAGGCAACGCTGAAGACAAGTATAAGTTAATTGCACTTGGGAAATATTCAGGCACGGCCGGAGACGCGTTTTCGCCCCATCTCGGGGACAAATTCACCACTAAAGATAGTGATAATGACAAAATTAGTAGTAATAACTGTGCAGTACTACATGAAGGCGCTTGGTGGTATAACGACTGTTATTACAG CAGTCTGAACGGTTTATATTTAGGAGGAGAATATCCAAAAAGTCATAAAGGCAGAGGCGTAGTGTGGAGTCACTGGCGTGGACTTTATTACTccctcaaatatgtacatatggctaTAAGACCGAAGTATTATCACTGA
- the LOC125775767 gene encoding techylectin-5A-like isoform X1, with product MAHRLIFLSILCGHLLYSGNCAAPIQSSANVTPFLTYLCDDDLLKSAVNKVEHLSLKLENYNLRMQSELMAMKEQLIREVKTNLELLESKITTKFNEASKNLVAAPPPTKKPSSCTEAMRQENGKYAKSGVYELYLPEFLYYLFNVYCLRDPDDGEPWAIIQRRQSNDTDFYREWVEYECGFGDLNANFFLGLDKIHALTHSRSHELWIQLEDFENEKRVAKYESFAIGNAHDKYELIALGQYSGTAGDSFFVHNGEKFTTKDSDNDKDASNCAVKFTGAWWYKHCHNSNLNGLYLGGEFPKDQYAKGVVWYDWRRTYYSLKYVHMAIRPKYYH from the exons ATGGCGCATCGTTTGATCTTCTTGTCCATTCTGTGTGGGCATCTTTTGTATTCGGGGAATTGTGCGGCGCCTATTCAAAGTAGTGCCAATGTAAc GCCATTTCTCACCTATCTTTGTGACGATGATTTATTGAAGAGCGCGGTCAATAAAGTAGAACATTTGAGCTTGAAATTAGAGAATTATAATCTGcg taTGCAAAGTGAATTAATGGCAATGAAAGAGCAGCTTATACGTGAAGTAAAAACGAACCTCGAATTGTTAGAATCGAAAATTACAACGAAATT TAATGAAGCCAGCAAAAATTTGGTTGCAGCGCCCCCTCCAACTAAGAAACCATCTTCTTGTACCGAAGCGATGCGTCAAGAAAACGGGAAATATGCGAAGAGTGGTGTTTATGAACTTTATCTGCctgaatttctttattatcttttcaaTGTTTATTGTCTTCGTGATCCTGATGACGGTGAACCATGGGCTATAATTCAACGTCGACAAAGCAACGACACCGACTTCTATCGCGAGTGGGTTGAGTATGAATGTGGTTTCGGCGATTTGAATGCCAATTTCTTTCTCGGCTTGGATAAAATACATGCCCTGACGCATTCGCGATCTCATGAGCTGTGGATTCAATtagaagattttgaaaatgagaAACGTGTTGCTAAGTACGAGAGCTTCGCTATTGGCAATGCTCATGATAAATATGAGTTAATTGCGCTTGGACAATATTCAGGTACGGCCGGTGACTCGTTCTTTGTCCATAACGGCGAAAAATTTACCACTAAAGATAGTGATAATGACAAAGATGCTAGCAACTGCGCGGTGAAATTTACGGGGGCTTGGTGGTATAAGCATTGTCATAACAG CAATCTGAACGGTCTGTATTTAGGAGGAGAGTTCCCGAAGGATCAGTATGCCAAAGGCGTGGTGTGGTATGACTGGCGTAGAACTTACTACTCCCTCAAATATGTGCATATGGCTATAAGACCGAAGTATTATCACTGA
- the LOC125775767 gene encoding techylectin-5A-like isoform X4, with product MEQMMDDIMWPICDFNKPFLTYLCDDDLLKSAVNKVEHLSLKLENYNLRMQSELMAMKEQLIREVKTNLELLESKITTKFNEASKNLVAAPPPTKKPSSCTEAMRQENGKYAKSGVYELYLPEFLYYLFNVYCLRDPDDGEPWAIIQRRQSNDTDFYREWVEYECGFGDLNANFFLGLDKIHALTHSRSHELWIQLEDFENEKRVAKYESFAIGNAHDKYELIALGQYSGTAGDSFFVHNGEKFTTKDSDNDKDASNCAVKFTGAWWYKHCHNSNLNGLYLGGEFPKDQYAKGVVWYDWRRTYYSLKYVHMAIRPKYYH from the exons atggagcAAATGATGGACGATATCATGTGGCCAATATGTGATTTCAACAAG CCATTTCTCACCTATCTTTGTGACGATGATTTATTGAAGAGCGCGGTCAATAAAGTAGAACATTTGAGCTTGAAATTAGAGAATTATAATCTGcg taTGCAAAGTGAATTAATGGCAATGAAAGAGCAGCTTATACGTGAAGTAAAAACGAACCTCGAATTGTTAGAATCGAAAATTACAACGAAATT TAATGAAGCCAGCAAAAATTTGGTTGCAGCGCCCCCTCCAACTAAGAAACCATCTTCTTGTACCGAAGCGATGCGTCAAGAAAACGGGAAATATGCGAAGAGTGGTGTTTATGAACTTTATCTGCctgaatttctttattatcttttcaaTGTTTATTGTCTTCGTGATCCTGATGACGGTGAACCATGGGCTATAATTCAACGTCGACAAAGCAACGACACCGACTTCTATCGCGAGTGGGTTGAGTATGAATGTGGTTTCGGCGATTTGAATGCCAATTTCTTTCTCGGCTTGGATAAAATACATGCCCTGACGCATTCGCGATCTCATGAGCTGTGGATTCAATtagaagattttgaaaatgagaAACGTGTTGCTAAGTACGAGAGCTTCGCTATTGGCAATGCTCATGATAAATATGAGTTAATTGCGCTTGGACAATATTCAGGTACGGCCGGTGACTCGTTCTTTGTCCATAACGGCGAAAAATTTACCACTAAAGATAGTGATAATGACAAAGATGCTAGCAACTGCGCGGTGAAATTTACGGGGGCTTGGTGGTATAAGCATTGTCATAACAG CAATCTGAACGGTCTGTATTTAGGAGGAGAGTTCCCGAAGGATCAGTATGCCAAAGGCGTGGTGTGGTATGACTGGCGTAGAACTTACTACTCCCTCAAATATGTGCATATGGCTATAAGACCGAAGTATTATCACTGA